The Leclercia adecarboxylata region GTCTCCCCACCTTTGCCGCCGTCAAAAAAGAGTTCAACGTCTGCTGGACCATCTACGCCGGGTGGATGCCCTGGGGCACTATCAGCACCAGTAAAATCATCGATAAATGGGCCGACAAATACGGCATCAAAATCAACGTCGTACAGCTCAACGACTACATCGAATCCATCAACCAGTACACCGCCGGCCAGTTTGACGGCTGCACCATGACCAACATGGATGCACTCACCATTCCCGCGGCGGGCGGGGTGGACACCACGGCGCTGATCCTCGGCAGCTACTCGGAAGGCAACGACGGGGTGGTGATGAAAGGCGAGGGCAAAACCCTCTCCGACCTGAAAGGGATGAAAATCTACCTGCCGGAGCTGTCGGTATCCCACTATCTGCTGGTGCGCGGGCTGGAGAAGGCCGGGCTGGCGGAGAAAGACGTCACCGTGGTCAACACCTCCGACGCGGACATCGTCTCCGCCTTCGGCACCGACGGCGTGCAGGCCGCCGTGGCCTGGAACCCGCAGCTGTCGGTGATTAAAGCCACGCCGAAAACCACCGAAGTGTTCAGCTCCTCGCAGGTGCCGGGGGAGTTGATCGACATGATGGTGGTCAACAGCGAAACCCTGAAGGATAACCCGGCGCTGGGCAAAGCGCTCACCGGGGCATGGTACGAGATGATGGGCCTGATGAAAGCCCAGGACGCCAGCGCCCTGAATGCGATGGCGGCGGCGTCGGGCACCGATCTGGCGGGCTACCAGGCCCAGCTGAAAACCACCCATCTGTTCTACACCCCGCAGGACAACCTGGCCTTTGTGACCTCGCCGGAGCTGGCAAAAACCATGCAGCGCGTGGCGGCATTCTCCTTTGATAAGGGGCTGCTGGGCGAGGGGGCGCAGAGCGCCGATTTTATCGGCATGAGCTTCCCCGGCAACCTGACCCAGGGGGATGCTGGCAACGTGAAGCTGCGCTTTGACGACAGCTTCGTGAAAATGGCCGCCGCGGGCCAGCTGTGATGAGTGACGGAGTCTCCATGCGACAGATTAATCGCCATCCCACCTCAGGCATGCGGCTGATGCTGGTGATGCTGCCGTTTGTCCTCCTGCTGGCCGCTTACTTCTTCGGCTCAGCGGTGCGGCTGGATGCCAATCCGCATGACAAGCTGCTGCCCGGCCTGCAGCAGATGCTGGATGCCGTCTCCCGGATGGCATTCACTCCGGACAAGCGCAGCGGCGAGTATCTGTTCTGGGTTGACACCCTGGTGAGCCTCGCCCGGCTGCTGGTGGGGCTGGCGATCGCCTCCCTTATCGGTCTGTGCATCGGCATCACCGCCGGGGTGTTTCCGATGTGGCGTGCGTCCCTTTCGCCGCTGATGACGGTGCTGTCGATGATCCCGCCCCTGGCGATCCTGCCGGTGCTGTTTATCGTCTTCGGTCTGGACGAGCTGTCGAAAATCATGCTGATTGTTATCGGCATCACGCCGATGCTGGCCCGGGATCTGGAGCACCGCGCCTGCGAAATCCCGCCGGAAATCCTGATTAAGGCCCAGACGCTGGGGGCCAACAGCTGGACGCTGGTGCTGCGGGTGGTGCTTCCGCAGCTGCTGTCGCGCCTGCTCACCTCCCTGCGCCTGCTGCTGGGGTCGGCGTGGTTATTCCTTATCTCGGCTGAGGCCATCTCGTCCACCGCCGGGCTCGGATACCGCATATTCCTTGTGCGCCGCTATATGGCGATGGACGTCATCATCCCGTATGTCCTGTGGATCACCCTGCTGGCCTGGCTGATGGATCTGGCCCTGCGCCGGCTGCACAAGCGCTGTTTCCCGTGGGCGGAAGGAGGCAAAGCATGAGTTTTATCACTATCGACAATATCTGGCAGGAGTACGGCGACCACGTGGTGCTGGAGCGCCTGAACCTGCAGATCAAAGAGGGCGAGTTCTGCTCGATGGTCGGCGCGTCCGGCTGCGGGAAATCGACCTTTCTGCGCCTGCTGCTTGGTCAGGAGCGGCCCAGCCGGGGCGTCATCACCCTCGACGGCAAGCCGCTGGTCGCCGAGCCGGACAGCCGCCGGGGCGTAGTGTTCCAGCGCTACTCCGTCTTTCCGCATCTCAGCGTGCTGGATAACGTAGCCATCGGCCTCGAACTGCCGCAATCCCCGCTGCTCGGAAGACTCTTTGGCGCGAAAAAACGCGCTGCCCGGGCGCAGGCGGCAGAGATGCTGGAGAAGGTCGGCCTCGGTCATGCCCTGGATAAATACCCGGCCCAGCTCTCGGGCGGCATGCAGCAGCGCCTGGCCATTGCCCAGGCCTTCATCATGCAGCCGCGGGTGTTGCTGCTTGACGAGCCCTTTGGCGCGCTCGACCCGGGCATCCGCAAGGATATGCATGGGCTGCTGCTGAAGCTGTGGGGCGAAACCCGCATGACGGTCTTTATGGTCACCCACGATCTCTCCGAAGGCTTTAACCTCGGCACCCGCCTGCTGGTGTTCGACAAGGTGCGCCTCGATCCCCAGGCCCCGAACGCCTACGGGGCGCGCATTACCTACGACATTCCGCTCAACGAGACGCGACTCTCCACCCTGAGCGGGACGGTTTCCAATAACGTTTATGCATTGAGAGGGTAAACCTGTGAACACGACTCTACGCGACGAGATCCTGCCGGGCGGCGGCCATCTCTCTTTTGTGCTCAAGCGCGGGCAGATCCTGCGTATCACCGACATCGAAGGCGGGGCCAACGTCAGCCTGATGCTGCTCAACGCCCATGAGAAAAGCGAGCGCCTGAACCTGCCGGATACCCTGAAGGGCCAGCACACCGCGCGCCTCACCGCCGGGCACTGCTTCTACTCCGATATGGGCCGCGTGCTGGCGGGCATCACCACCGATACCTGCGGCTGGCACGACCCCTTCGGCGGCGTGCTCAACGCCGCCGAAACCACGGAAAAATACGGTCAGGGGCGCTATCAGGAGCTGCGCAACGGCTTCTTCCGCAACGGCACCGATAACCTGCTGGTGGAGATGGGCAAGTGGGATCTTAACCTTGAAGATCTGCTGATGGTGGTGAACCTCTTCAGCAAAGTGACGGTGGATCAGCAGGGCCAGTTCAGCTTCCACAGCGGCTACTCGCAGCCGGGCAGCTATGTGGATCTGTTCGCCCCGATGGACACCCTGGTGGTGATGACCGCGCTGCAACACCCGATGGATCCCTCCCGGGAGTATGCCCCGCGCCCGGTACAGCTCTGCTGGCGACAGGCAGAGGACGAACAGGCGGCGATTAACGCCCTGTTGACGCGTCCTGAAAACGAACGCGCCATCACCAACACCCAACTTTTCGCCCTGTAAGGAGCCACATCATGACCGTAGCCAGCGAAAAACATACCCAGGACGCCAGCTTCCGCCATGTGATCCCGGCGGGGGAGCCTTACCTGTTTGAAGTCAAAAAAGGCCAGACCCTGCGCCTGCTGGATCTGGAAGGTAACCAGGCGGTAGACACCCTGTTTTATAACGCCGATAACCCGCGCGAGCGCTACGACGCCCAGCGCACCCTGCGTCGCCAGAACAACGCCTATCTCACCCGCGGCAGCGTGCTCTGGTCCAACCTGGGTAATCCGCTGCTGACTATTGTGGCGGATACCTGCGGACGGCACGACACCCTCGGCGGCGCCTGCGCCCAGGAGAGCAACACCGTGCGTTATGCCCTCGACAAAGGCCACATGCACAGCTGCCGGGATAACTTCCTCTGCGCCTGTCTGCACGATGGCCGTCTGCAAAAGCGGGATATCGCGGCCAACATCAACTTCTTTATGAACGTGCCGGTTACCCCGGAGGGGGGCCTGACCTTTGCCGACGGCATCTCGGCCCCGGGTAAATACGTCGAGCTGCGCGCGGAGTGCAACGTCATCGTGCTGATCTCCAACTGCCCGCAGCTGAATAACCCCTGCAACGGCTGGAACCCGACGCCCGCGGAGGTGCTGGTATGGAATTAACCACAACCCGCTGGCAGCGCCTGCGCCAGATGATTTACCGCCTGTTTGAAGTGCGAGCCGGACGGATCCTGCCGTAAATCTTTTATCCCCGTGGACGACCATGCGGTGAGCCAGTTTCCGGCGGGACGACCCGCCACCATTGAGTCTGAACTATGTTGACGAAACTCCTGATTGCTAACCGCGGGGCGATTGCCTGCCGCATTCTGCGCACCCTGCGCGCCATGAACATCGGCGGCGTGGCGGTCTATTCCGAGGCGGATATCAGCAGCCTGCATATCCGCGAGGCCGACGACGCCCTGAGCCTGGGCGATGGCCCGGCGGCGAATACCTATCTGGTGAGTGACAAAATTATCGCCGCAGCGCTTGCGAGCGGGGCAGAGGCTATTCACCCCGGCTACGGCTTTCTCTCGGAGAACGCCGCCTTTGCCGAAGCCTGCGAAGCCGCGGGCATTGCCTTTGTCGGCCCCACGCCGGAGCAGCTGCGCCTGTTTGGCCTGAAACACACCGCCCGGGCGCTGGCGAAAACGCACGGCGTGCCGATGCTGGAGGGCACCGGGCTGCTGGCGGATGTGCATGATGCCTTGCAGGCGGCAGAGCAGGTCGGCTATCCGGTGATGCTCAAAAGCACGGCGGGCGGGGGCGGGATCGGCATGCGCGTCTGTTACAGCGCGGCGGAACTCTCGGATGCCTACGACGCCGTAGTGCGGCTGGGTAAAAACAACTTCAGCGATGCGGGCGTCTTTATCGAGAAGTACATCGAGCGGGCGCGTCACCTTGAGGTGCAACTCTTTGGCGACGGCAACGGAGAGGTGATTGCCCTGGGCGTACGGGACTGTTCTGTACAGCGCCGCAACCAGAAGGTCATCGAAGAGACCCCCGCGCCCAACCTGCCGGACGGCATGGCGGAGGCGCTCTGCGCGGCCGCAATCAAGCTCGGCAAAGCGGTCAACTACCGCAGCGCGGGCACGGTGGAGTTTGTCTATGACAGCGACGCGGCCCGGTTCTATTTCCTCGAAGTGAATACCCGTTTACAGGTGGAGCACGGCGTCACCGAGCAGGTGTGGGGCGTGGATCTGGTGCGCTGGATGATTGAGCTGGCGGCAGGCACCCTGCCGCCGCTGGCGATTCTGGCTGAAAGCCTGACCCCTGAGGGCCACGTCATTCAGGCGCGGGTCTATGCCGAAGATCCGGGCCGCCAGTTCCAGCCTTCACCCGGCCTGCTGACCGAAGTGGTGTTCCCGGCAGACGATCGCCGCACGCTGCGCATCGACAGCTGGGTGGAGTCGGGCTGCGAGGTGCCGCCCTTTTTTGACCCGATGCTGGCGAAAATCATCGCCTGGCAACCGACGCGTGAAGCCGCCATTGACGCCCTGCACGCCGCGCTGGGTGATACCCGCCTGTATGGCGTGGAGACTAACCGCAGCTACCTGCAGCAGATTTTAACCTTCACGCCGTTTGCCCGCGGCGAGCCCTGGACCCGCTGTCTGGAAGGGCTCGTTTATCAGGCCGTGACCCTTGAGGTGCTCAGCCCCGGGACGCAAACCACGATTCAGGACTATCCGGGACGCACCGGCTACTGGGCGGTGGGCGTACCGCCATCAGGTCCGATGGACAGCCGCGCGCTGCGTCTTGGCAACCGGCTTCTCGGCAACGACGAGGGGGCCGCCGGGCTGGAGATCACCCTCAGCGGCCCGACGCTGAAGTTTAACTGCGATGCCCAGCTGGCGGTGACCGGGGCGGAAATTGCCCTGACCCTGGACGGCGAGCCGCTGGAGAACAACCGGGTCTACCGGGTGCGGAGCGGCATGACGCTGCGGATGGGCGATATTCGCGGCGAGGGCGTGCGCAGCTATCTCTGCCTGCGCGGGGGCGTCAACGTGCCGGATTATCTCGGCAGCAAAAGCACCTTTACGCTGGGGCAGTTTGGCGGCCACGCCGGTCGCGCGCTGCGTACCGGCGACGTGCTGCATCTTTCGCCATTGACATCGTTATGCCCGGCGCAGTCGCTGCCCCCGGCCCTGCGCACCACCCTGGCTGCCGTGCGCACTCTGAGGGTGATCTACGGCCCGCACGGCGCGCCGGAGTATTTCACGCCTGGCTACATGAACACCTTTTTTGCCACCGACTGGGAGGTGCATTTCAACTCCAGCCGCACCGGCGTGCGCCTGATCGGGCCTAAACCCGAGTGGGTGCGCGAGAGCGGCGGCGAGGCGGGGCTGCATCCGTCGAATATTCACGACAACCCCTACGCCATCGGCGCGGTGGATTTTACCGGCGACATGCCGGTGATCCTCGGCCCGGATGGCCCCAGCCTGGGCGGGTTCGTCTGCCCGGTGACCATCATTGAAGCCGACCTCCACGCGGTAGGGCAGCTGAAGGCGGGGGATAAGGTGCGCTTTGTGCCGGTGGATATCGCCACCGCCCGCCAGCTGGCCCAGGCGCAGGCCACGCAGATCGCCAGCCTGCACCCGATGGACGTGGCATGGCAGCCCGTGGAACCGGCCTCGCCGGTGGTGCTGGTGCAGGGACAGGCCGATAAGCGGCTGGTGGCCCGGCTCTCCGGCGACACCCATCTGCTGCTGGAGATTGGCGACCCGGAGCTGGATCTGGTCCTGCGTTTTCGCGCCCACGCCCTGATGCAGGCCCTTGAGGCGCGGGCGCTGGACGGCGTTATCGATCTGACCCCGGGGATCCGCTCCCTGCAGATCCACTATCAGCCGGAGTCGCTCACGCTGGCGAGCCTGCTGGATACCCTCGCCGGGCTGTGGCAGGCGGTCTGCGAGCAGGATGCCCTTGAGGTGCCGTCGCGCATCGTCTGGCTGCCGCTCTCCTGGGACGACCCGGCCTGCCAGAAGGCCATCGACAAATACATGACCACCGTGCGCCGGGACGCCCCCTGGTGTCCGAGCAACCTGGAGTTCATCCGCCGGATTAACGATCTGGCGAATGTGGATGAAGTCTACCGAACGGTGTTCGACGCCAGCTATCTGGTGATGGGGCTGGGAGATGTCTACCTCGGTGCGCCGGTGGCTACGCCGCTGGATCCGCGGCATCGTCTGGTCACCACCAAGTACAACCCGGCCCGCACCTGGACGGCAGAAAACTCGGTGGGCATCGGCGGAGCCTATCTCTGCGTCTACGGCATGGAGGGGCCGGGGGGGTATCAGTTTGTCGGCCGCACCCTGCAGATGTGGAGTCGCTATCACGCGGTGGCGGATTTTGGCGGCAAGCCCTGGCTGCTGCGCTTCTTCGACCAGATCCGCTTCTACCCGGTCTCGGCCGACGAGCTGCTCACCATTCGCCGCGATTTCCCGCTGGGGCGCTATCCGCTGCGCATCGAGCACACCAGCCTGAAGCTGGCGGAGTATCAGCAGTTCCTCGCCGACGACGCCCAGGAGATAGACGCCTTTCGCGCTCATCAGCAGGCGGCTTTTAACGCCGAGCGCGAGCGCTGGATCGCCAACGGCCAGGCGCATTTCGACAGCAGCGACGTGCTGGCGGAGGAGGGCGACGATGCGCCGCTCCAGCCGGGACAGGAGGGCATCGACAGCCCGGTCTCCGGCAACCTGTGGCAGGTGAGCGTTGAGGTCGGCAAAGCCGTGCGCGAGGGCGATGTGCTGGTGGTGCTGGAGTCGATGAAGATGGAGATCCCGCTGCTTGCCACGCAGGACGGTATTGTCAGCCAGGTGCGCGTCCAGCCGGGTTCTCCGGTCCGGGCGGGTCAGTGTGTGGTGGTTCTGGAGAAAACAGCATGAAGCATCTTTATGATTTACGCCTCGATGTCCTGGCGCAGGCTTACGGTGAAGGCCGCCTTACGCCGCGGGAAGTGGTGAGTAACCTGCGCGAGCGGGCGCTGGCCCTGAACCCGGAGTTCAATGCCTTTATCTGTCTGCTCACCCCGGAAGAGCTGGAACCTTATCTGACGGCGCTTGAGGGCCACTCCTTGCAGACGCTGCCGCTTTATGGCGTGCCCTTTGCCATTAAAGATAATATCGATCTGGCGGGCGTCGTGACGACCGCCGCCTGCCCGGCGTTTGCTTATCGTGCAGAGCAGGACGCCACCGTCGTCGGGCAGCTGATCGCCCTGGGGGCAATCCCGCTGGGGAAAACCAATCTCGACCAGTTCGCCACCGGACTGAACGGCACCCGCTCCCCCTATGGCGCGTGTCGCAACAGCGTGCATGCGGACTATCCGTCGGGCGGCTCCAGCGCCGGGTCATCGCTGGCGGTGGCGCTGGGGCTGGTGAGTTTTGCGCTCGGCACCGACACCGCCGGGAGCGGACGCGTGCCCGCCGCGCTGAACAACCTCGTCGGGCTGAAAGCCACCAAAGGGTTGATCTCCACCGCTGGGGTGGTGCCTGCCTGCCGCACGCTGGACTGCGTGACCTTCTTTACCACCACCGCAGCGGAAGCCAGCCAGCTGCTGGCCCTGACGGCGGTTCAGGATCCGCGTGATGACTACAGCCGCGCTAACCCGGCGTGGAACGGGGCGCAGGCGTTTGGCGTACCCGCAGCAGGTTTTCGTTTCGGCGTGCCGGACCGGCTGGAATTTCTCGGCTGCACCGAGAGCGAGGCGCTGTATCACGCCGCCAAAGACCGCTTAATCGCCCTGGGGGGCGTGCCGGTGACCATCGATTTCTCGCCGTTTCTGGCGGCGGCGTCGCTGCTCTATAATGGCCCGTGGGTGGCGGAGCGTTATCATGTGGCGGGCAAACTCATTGAACAGCAGCCGGATGCGGTGCTGCCGGTTATTCGCGATGTGCTGAGCAACGCCCCGGGCACCGATGCGGTGGCGGCCTTTGAAGCCCAGTACCAGCTTCAGCATTTCAAACGCCAGTGCGATGAGATAATGGCGGATCTGGACTGCGTGCTCACGCCCACTTACCCGCGCCCGGTGACCCTGGCGGAGCTGGCGGAAGAGCCGGTTAAGCGCAACTCCGATCTGGGGATCTACACCAACTTTATGAACCTACTGGACTATGCCGCCGTGGCGGTGCCTGACGGGCATATGGCCAACGGTCTGCCCTCGGGCGTGACGTTGTTTGGCCGGGCGTTCACCGACCAGTATCTGCTGAGCCTTGCCGGTGCCCTGGAGCGTCACCAGAATCTGGTGCTGCCCGGGGATCGCGCCCTGCACGAAACTGTCCCTGACAACACGGCCAGCCACGATCGCCTGTCGATCGTGGTTTGCGGGGCGCATCTGGACGGGCTGGCGCTCAATCACCAGCTGCGCCAGCGTGGAGCAAGGTTACGCGAGACCACCCGTAGCGCGCCGCACTATTGCCTGTATGCCCTGGCCGACGGAAAACGGCCCGGCATGGTCCGCGACCGCGAACGGGGGGCGGCGATTGCCGTGGAAGTGTGGGAGCTGCCCCACGCCGAAGTGGGATCCTTTCTGGCAGGAATTCCTGCCCCGCTGGGGCTCGGGAAAGTGGAACTGGAGGACGGGCGCTGGTTGACCGGTTTCATCTGCGAGGAGTATGGCCTGCAGGGGGCGAAGGATATTACGGCGTTCGGTGGCTGGAGAGCCTGGCTTACTCAGGCTGAGTAAGCCAGGGAGAGGTTAACGGTAGAGCGGTTTTTCGGCCACGGGTATCAGCAGGCCGGATTGCCACTCTGCCAGCGTCAACCGGGTCAGTTTGCCCAGCGCGCGGTAGAAGGGGTGGTTTGCGTTTTCAATGAACACGGAAAGAAAACGGCTGCTCCAGGGCAGCAGATGCCAGGCCAGAAGCTGGTCGCGCTCCGCGTCACGGCCGGTTTCAGACAGCCAGGCCGCCATCAGCAGCAGGGCACCAAAGTGATCTTCCGGCTCGTTTTGCGCCATCTCGAAGGCAATGCCGTTGTCCCGCATCCACTGGCGCAGCGCCAGGGTGGAATCCCCGAACAGCACCGACTCGCGATCCAGCCACACTGACCCCCACGGCGGCGCGGGCAGCGCCCACGGGCCGACAAACAGACGCTGCCAGGCGGTGCGTAACGGCTCATCCCCCGGCTCGCGCAGTTCGTCGGCGACGGGGCCCAGCAGGGTGTTATCCAGCGGCCAGTCGTGCAGCCAGTCGGTCTGCGTCAAACCCGTAACCAGCGGCGCAGCCTCAGGGCTGTCCGGCGCGTAGTAAAACAGTGCGCCCAACACGCGGGCAGTAAAAGCAAACGACTCTCTCATACTTCATCCTTCAACGGCGCGGGTTGCCCCGCGCGAACTCATTGTGACTACGCTTTTTCGATTTGTACCAGGTTGGTGTGCTGCGGGTTGCCCTTCGCCAGCGGGGACGGGCGGTGGGTGGTCAGGGTGTTGATGCACGAACCGTGGTCAATGCGATCCCCGGTCATGTTGGCATCGTGCCACGCCCCCTGGCCCATGGCGCTGACGCCCGGCATGATGCGCGGCGTGACTTTGGCCGGAATGCGCAGCTCGCCCCGGGCGTTCCAGACCCGCACCATGTCACCGTTTTCGATCCCGCGGGATGCAGCATCCACCGGGTTAAGCCACACCTCCTGACGGCAGGCGGCCTGCAGTACATCGACGTTGCCATAGCTGGAGTGGGTGCGGGCCTTGTAGTGGAAGCCAAACAGCTGCAGCGGGAACTGGCTGCGGTCGGGATCGTCCCAGCCTTCAAAGGTGGAGGCATACACCGGCAGGGGACTGATGGTTTCATCTTTTTCCAGCTGCCATTTCCCGGCAATATCGGCCAGCCTGCTGGAGTAGATCTCGATTTTCCCCGACGGCGTTTTCAGCGGGTTAGCCGCCGGATCCTCGCGGAATTTTTTATAGGCGACGAAATGCCCGTTCGGATCTTTACGTTTATAGATGCCCATCGCTTTCAACGCCTCATAAGAGGGGAGCTGCGGATCTTTAGCCACCATCTTAGCGTAAAGGTACTGCAACCATTCCGCCTGGGTCCGGCCTTCGGTAAAGCGCTGATAAACGTTCGGCCCCAGGCGCTTCGCCACTTCGCTCATGATCCAGTAGATGGGCTTGCGTTCAAATTTGGGCGCGGTCACCGGTTGGAGGAAGATCAGATACCCCATATTCCCGGCATAGTCGTTGGGAATGATGTCCTCCTGCTCGACGGTCATCAGATCCGGCAGCAGCAGATCGGCGTATTTCGCCGAGGAGGTCATAAAGTTGTCGATCACCACAATCATTTCGCACTTGCTCTCGTCCTGCAAAATGTCGTGGGTTTTGTTGATATCCGAATGCTGGTTAATGATGGTGTTACCGGCATAGTTCCAGATGAACTTGATCGGCACGTCGAGCTTATCCTTGCCGCGCACCCCATCCCGGGTGGCGGTCATCTCCGGGCCGCGGGCGATGGCGTCGGTCCAGCTGAAGCAGGAGATCTGGGTTTTAACCGGGTTCTCCGGCAGCGGCATACGTTCGATGGTGATGGTGTAGGTGGATTCACGTGCGCCGCTGTTGCCGCCGTTAATGCCGACGTTGCCGGTGAGGATCGGCAGCATAGCGATGGCCCGGGAGGTCAGCTCGCCATTGGCCTGACGCTGCGGCCCCCAGCCCTGGCAGATGTAAGCCGGTTTCGCCGTGCCGATTTCCCGGGCCAGCTTAACGATCCGATCGACGGGAATGCCGGTGATACGCGAGGCCCACTCCGGCGTTTTGGCGGTGGCGTCCTCGCCCTGGCCCAGAATATAGGCCTTGTAGTGGCCGTTAGCGGGCGCGCCTTCCGGCAGGGTGGTTTCGTCGTAACCGACGCAGTATTTATCCAGGAACGGCTGATCGACGAGATCTTCATTAATCAGGACCCAGGCGATGCCCGCTACCAGCGCGGCATCTGTCCCCGGCCGAATCGGGATCCACTCATCTTCACGCCCGGCGGCGGTGTCGGTATAGCGAGGATCGATAACGATCATGCGCGCATTCGAGCGTTCCCGCGCCTGTTCAAGGTAGTACGTGATCCCGCCGCCGCTCATGCGCGTTTCCGCCGGGTTATTGCCGAACATCACCACCAGCTTGCTGTTTTCGATATCAGACGTGCTGTTGCCTTCGTTGCTGC contains the following coding sequences:
- the dmsD gene encoding Tat proofreading chaperone DmsD yields the protein MRESFAFTARVLGALFYYAPDSPEAAPLVTGLTQTDWLHDWPLDNTLLGPVADELREPGDEPLRTAWQRLFVGPWALPAPPWGSVWLDRESVLFGDSTLALRQWMRDNGIAFEMAQNEPEDHFGALLLMAAWLSETGRDAERDQLLAWHLLPWSSRFLSVFIENANHPFYRALGKLTRLTLAEWQSGLLIPVAEKPLYR
- the uca gene encoding urea carboxylase; the protein is MLTKLLIANRGAIACRILRTLRAMNIGGVAVYSEADISSLHIREADDALSLGDGPAANTYLVSDKIIAAALASGAEAIHPGYGFLSENAAFAEACEAAGIAFVGPTPEQLRLFGLKHTARALAKTHGVPMLEGTGLLADVHDALQAAEQVGYPVMLKSTAGGGGIGMRVCYSAAELSDAYDAVVRLGKNNFSDAGVFIEKYIERARHLEVQLFGDGNGEVIALGVRDCSVQRRNQKVIEETPAPNLPDGMAEALCAAAIKLGKAVNYRSAGTVEFVYDSDAARFYFLEVNTRLQVEHGVTEQVWGVDLVRWMIELAAGTLPPLAILAESLTPEGHVIQARVYAEDPGRQFQPSPGLLTEVVFPADDRRTLRIDSWVESGCEVPPFFDPMLAKIIAWQPTREAAIDALHAALGDTRLYGVETNRSYLQQILTFTPFARGEPWTRCLEGLVYQAVTLEVLSPGTQTTIQDYPGRTGYWAVGVPPSGPMDSRALRLGNRLLGNDEGAAGLEITLSGPTLKFNCDAQLAVTGAEIALTLDGEPLENNRVYRVRSGMTLRMGDIRGEGVRSYLCLRGGVNVPDYLGSKSTFTLGQFGGHAGRALRTGDVLHLSPLTSLCPAQSLPPALRTTLAAVRTLRVIYGPHGAPEYFTPGYMNTFFATDWEVHFNSSRTGVRLIGPKPEWVRESGGEAGLHPSNIHDNPYAIGAVDFTGDMPVILGPDGPSLGGFVCPVTIIEADLHAVGQLKAGDKVRFVPVDIATARQLAQAQATQIASLHPMDVAWQPVEPASPVVLVQGQADKRLVARLSGDTHLLLEIGDPELDLVLRFRAHALMQALEARALDGVIDLTPGIRSLQIHYQPESLTLASLLDTLAGLWQAVCEQDALEVPSRIVWLPLSWDDPACQKAIDKYMTTVRRDAPWCPSNLEFIRRINDLANVDEVYRTVFDASYLVMGLGDVYLGAPVATPLDPRHRLVTTKYNPARTWTAENSVGIGGAYLCVYGMEGPGGYQFVGRTLQMWSRYHAVADFGGKPWLLRFFDQIRFYPVSADELLTIRRDFPLGRYPLRIEHTSLKLAEYQQFLADDAQEIDAFRAHQQAAFNAERERWIANGQAHFDSSDVLAEEGDDAPLQPGQEGIDSPVSGNLWQVSVEVGKAVREGDVLVVLESMKMEIPLLATQDGIVSQVRVQPGSPVRAGQCVVVLEKTA
- a CDS encoding ABC transporter ATP-binding protein codes for the protein MSFITIDNIWQEYGDHVVLERLNLQIKEGEFCSMVGASGCGKSTFLRLLLGQERPSRGVITLDGKPLVAEPDSRRGVVFQRYSVFPHLSVLDNVAIGLELPQSPLLGRLFGAKKRAARAQAAEMLEKVGLGHALDKYPAQLSGGMQQRLAIAQAFIMQPRVLLLDEPFGALDPGIRKDMHGLLLKLWGETRMTVFMVTHDLSEGFNLGTRLLVFDKVRLDPQAPNAYGARITYDIPLNETRLSTLSGTVSNNVYALRG
- a CDS encoding ABC transporter permease, with amino-acid sequence MRQINRHPTSGMRLMLVMLPFVLLLAAYFFGSAVRLDANPHDKLLPGLQQMLDAVSRMAFTPDKRSGEYLFWVDTLVSLARLLVGLAIASLIGLCIGITAGVFPMWRASLSPLMTVLSMIPPLAILPVLFIVFGLDELSKIMLIVIGITPMLARDLEHRACEIPPEILIKAQTLGANSWTLVLRVVLPQLLSRLLTSLRLLLGSAWLFLISAEAISSTAGLGYRIFLVRRYMAMDVIIPYVLWITLLAWLMDLALRRLHKRCFPWAEGGKA
- a CDS encoding urea amidolyase associated protein UAAP2, with the translated sequence MTVASEKHTQDASFRHVIPAGEPYLFEVKKGQTLRLLDLEGNQAVDTLFYNADNPRERYDAQRTLRRQNNAYLTRGSVLWSNLGNPLLTIVADTCGRHDTLGGACAQESNTVRYALDKGHMHSCRDNFLCACLHDGRLQKRDIAANINFFMNVPVTPEGGLTFADGISAPGKYVELRAECNVIVLISNCPQLNNPCNGWNPTPAEVLVWN
- a CDS encoding putative urea ABC transporter substrate-binding protein translates to MKKTPLLRTLVLSLAMLVSLPTFAAVKKEFNVCWTIYAGWMPWGTISTSKIIDKWADKYGIKINVVQLNDYIESINQYTAGQFDGCTMTNMDALTIPAAGGVDTTALILGSYSEGNDGVVMKGEGKTLSDLKGMKIYLPELSVSHYLLVRGLEKAGLAEKDVTVVNTSDADIVSAFGTDGVQAAVAWNPQLSVIKATPKTTEVFSSSQVPGELIDMMVVNSETLKDNPALGKALTGAWYEMMGLMKAQDASALNAMAAASGTDLAGYQAQLKTTHLFYTPQDNLAFVTSPELAKTMQRVAAFSFDKGLLGEGAQSADFIGMSFPGNLTQGDAGNVKLRFDDSFVKMAAAGQL
- a CDS encoding urea amidolyase associated protein UAAP1; amino-acid sequence: MNTTLRDEILPGGGHLSFVLKRGQILRITDIEGGANVSLMLLNAHEKSERLNLPDTLKGQHTARLTAGHCFYSDMGRVLAGITTDTCGWHDPFGGVLNAAETTEKYGQGRYQELRNGFFRNGTDNLLVEMGKWDLNLEDLLMVVNLFSKVTVDQQGQFSFHSGYSQPGSYVDLFAPMDTLVVMTALQHPMDPSREYAPRPVQLCWRQAEDEQAAINALLTRPENERAITNTQLFAL
- the atzF gene encoding allophanate hydrolase is translated as MKHLYDLRLDVLAQAYGEGRLTPREVVSNLRERALALNPEFNAFICLLTPEELEPYLTALEGHSLQTLPLYGVPFAIKDNIDLAGVVTTAACPAFAYRAEQDATVVGQLIALGAIPLGKTNLDQFATGLNGTRSPYGACRNSVHADYPSGGSSAGSSLAVALGLVSFALGTDTAGSGRVPAALNNLVGLKATKGLISTAGVVPACRTLDCVTFFTTTAAEASQLLALTAVQDPRDDYSRANPAWNGAQAFGVPAAGFRFGVPDRLEFLGCTESEALYHAAKDRLIALGGVPVTIDFSPFLAAASLLYNGPWVAERYHVAGKLIEQQPDAVLPVIRDVLSNAPGTDAVAAFEAQYQLQHFKRQCDEIMADLDCVLTPTYPRPVTLAELAEEPVKRNSDLGIYTNFMNLLDYAAVAVPDGHMANGLPSGVTLFGRAFTDQYLLSLAGALERHQNLVLPGDRALHETVPDNTASHDRLSIVVCGAHLDGLALNHQLRQRGARLRETTRSAPHYCLYALADGKRPGMVRDRERGAAIAVEVWELPHAEVGSFLAGIPAPLGLGKVELEDGRWLTGFICEEYGLQGAKDITAFGGWRAWLTQAE